From the Theobroma cacao cultivar B97-61/B2 chromosome 2, Criollo_cocoa_genome_V2, whole genome shotgun sequence genome, one window contains:
- the LOC18610019 gene encoding U-box domain-containing protein 21: MMISSWRRRRAARRAGKEPGRNENGEMELTIPRDFRCPISLDLMKDPVTLSTGITYDRESIEKWIEAGNFTCPLTNQVLRSLEPIPNHMIRKSIQDWCVENRSFGIERIPTPRVPVSSVEVLEILSKIDVACKKEDGEGCRELVVKVKSLAKESERNKRCIVNNGAGSVLSEAFQAFSKASFDVNVAVLEEILSALTIMFPLNGEAKGFLGSVSAMHCLKWFLSSGDLSRRRNAVLVLRELGQEKMDELSEMEGAIEALFKLIKDPICPTATNASLTVIYCMITSTSTNEKLIAKFVNLGIVSLLLETLVDSERGLCEKALGVLDGICNSEEGRQMACNNALSMPVLVKKILRVSNLATELSLSILWKLCKNEKSEDGGFLVEALQVGAFQKLLLLLQLGCVDKTKEKVSELLKLLNLHRNKVECVDPMDFKDLKRSF; this comes from the coding sequence ATGATGATTTCTTCATGGAGGAGGAGAAGAGCAGCCAGGCGTGCAGGGAAAGAGCCGGGAAGGAATGAAAATGGGGAGATGGAGCTGACGATACCAAGAGATTTCAGGTGCCCGATATCGCTAGACTTGATGAAAGATCCTGTCACTTTGTCTACAGGGATAACTTATGATCGAGAGAGCATTGAGAAGTGGATTGAGGCTGGGAATTTCACCTGTCCTCTTACAAATCAGGTTTTGAGGAGTCTCGAACCGATTCCGAATCACATGATAAGGAAGAGTATACAAGATTGGTGCGTTGAGAACCGGTCTTTTGGGATTGAGAGAATCCCTACGCCTCGAGTTCCTGTTAGTTCGGTGGAGGTTTTGGAGATTCTTTCGAAAATTGATGTTGCTTGCAAGAAAGAAGATGGAGAAGGGTGTCGAGAATTGGTGGTAAAGGTCAAGTCATTGGCAAAGGAGAGTGAACGTAACAAGCGGTGCATTGTGAACAACGGGGCAGGCAGCGTTTTATCAGAAGCTTTTCAAGCGTTTTCGAAGGCGTCTTTTGATGTAAATGTTGCAGTTCTAGAGGAGATATTGTCTGCTTTGACGATAATGTTTCCTCTTAACGGAGAGGCCAAGGGTTTCTTAGGATCAGTTTCAGCTATGCATTGCTTGAAATGGTTTTTAAGCAGCGGAGACTTATCTAGGAGGAGAAACGCAGTTTTGGTATTAAGGGAGCTTGGTCAAGAAAAAATGGACGAGTTATCGGAGATGGAAGGTGCCATTGAAGCATTGTTTAAGCTGATTAAGGACCCAATTTGCCCCACAGCTACAAATGCTTCTTTAACTGTCATTTACTGCATGATCACATCAACGTCAACAAATGAGAAACTAATAGCAAAGTTTGTTAATCTAGGCATAGTTTCATTGTTACTAGAAACGCTGGTGGACAGTGAAAGAGGCTTGTGCGAGAAGGCTTTAGGTGTTCTTGATGGGATCTGCAACAGCGAGGAAGGCAGACAAATGGCCTGCAACAATGCCTTGAGCATGCCGGTTTTGGTTAAGAAAATCCTCAGAGTCTCAAATTTGGCAACCGAGCTCTCACTCTCCATTTTGTGGAAGCTTTGCAAGAAcgagaaaagtgaagatggaGGCTTTCTCGTCGAAGCTCTGCAAGTGGGTGCTTTCCAAAAGCTGTTGCTGCTCCTGCAGCTTGGCTGTGTTGACAAGACAAAGGAGAAAGTTTCAGAGTTGTTGAAATTGTTGAATCTCCACAGGAATAAAGTGGAATGTGTTGATCCCATGGATTTCAAAGATCTCAAAAGGTCTTTTTGA
- the LOC18610018 gene encoding receptor-like kinase TMK3: MKKHHVLGCLLFWFLSLLCFFTFQVSSQSGPDSSVMEKLKTSLKIPSSLDWSNPDPCQWDNVRCENNRVTRIQISNKNVGGILPPDLKNLSQLTVFEVMNNQISGQIPSLAGLGQLQEANFHNNNFSSFPSDFFAGLTSLTSVYLDYNPFEPWEIPESVKEATSLKAFSANKANIKGRFPGLFDPVTFPTLTELHLAMNNLEGELPAEFSASMIQSLWVNGQSLNGTIEVIQSMSSLTEVWLHGNQFSGPLPDFSKLTQLGNLSLRDNRFTGVVPLSLVKLTSLYIVNLTNNKLQGPTPKFPDTVIVDMTAGSNRFCLDMPGVACDERVNILLSIMEAVGYPENFANSWIGNDPCNNWLGISCAQGNIVSVIFPKKGLTGTISSNFAKLTSLTTLDLSGNNLTGTIPTELTTLPKLNRVDVSNNRLYGKIPSFRQNVAIITDGNPNIGKDSVPTPEGRSPGGSPGGGGGGSSSGSGEKKSNTGTVVGSVIGAVGGLGLLALGICLYARKGKRSSRVQSPTTVVIHPHHSGDQEGVKITVAGSSINGGSETFSHTSSGPSDVHMVEAGNMVISIQVLRNVTNNFSEENVLGRGGFGTVYKGELHDGTKIAVKRMESGVVSEKGLAEFKSEIAVLTKVRHRHLVALLGYCLDGNERLLVYEYMPQGTLSRHLFNWKDEGLKPLEWTRRLTIALDVARGVEYLHGLAQQSFIHRDLKPSNILLGDDMRAKVADFGLVRLAPVDGKHSVETRLAGTFGYLAPEYAVTGRVTTKVDVFSFGVILMELITGRKALDETQPEESLHLVTWFRRMHTNKDTFRKAIDKTIQLDEETLASISTVSELAGHCCAREPYQRPDMSHVVNGLSSLAELWKPAEPDSDDIYGIDLDLTLPQALKKWQAFEGNSNLDDSSSFLASTDTTQTSIPCRPSGFADSFASADAR; the protein is encoded by the exons ATGAAGAAGCACCATGTTTTGGGTTGTcttcttttttggtttctttcaCTCCTTTGCTTCTTCACTTTCCAGGTCTCTTCTCAATCCGGCCCTGACTCTTCAGTCATGGAAAAGCTGAAAACAAGCCTAAAAATCCCATCTTCCCTTGACTGGTCTAATCCTGACCCTTGCCAATGGGATAATGTCCGCTGTGAAAACAACAGGGTCACCAGGATCCAAATATCCAACAAAAATGTTGGTGGAATCCTTCCCCCTGATCTCAAGAATCTGTCTCAGCTTACCGTCTTTGAAGTCATGAACAACCAAATCAGTGGACAAATCCCAAGCCTTGCTGGGTTGGGCCAGTTGCAAGAAGCTAACTTTCACAACAACAATTTCTCATCTTTCCCTTCGGATTTCTTTGCAGGCTTGACTTCATTGACTTCTGTTTATCTAGACTACAACCCGTTCGAACCTTGGGAGATTCCAGAGAGCGTAAAGGAAGCAACTTCCTTGAAAGCTTTCTCTGCCAACAAAGCTAATATTAAAGGGAGATTTCCAGGTTTGTTTGACCCTGTTACGTTTCCAACCTTGACAGAACTGCATTTGGCTATGAACAATCTTGAAGGAGAATTGCCTGCCGAGTTTTCGGCTTCTATGATTCAGTCTTTGTGGGTTAATGGGCAGAGTTTGAATGGGACAATTGAAGTGATACAGAGCATGTCTTCTTTGACAGAGGTATGGTTGCACGGGAACCAGTTTTCAGGTCCCTTACCTGATTTTTCAAAGTTAACTCAGTTGGGGAATTTAAGTTTGAGAGATAATCGGTTCACTGGTGTTGTTCCCTTGTCTTTGGTTAAATTAACGTCACTCTATATTGTGAATTTGACTAATAATAAACTTCAAGGGCCAACCCCAAAATTTCCTGATACTGTAATTGTGGATATGACGGCTGGTAGTAATAGGTTTTGCTTGGATATGCCTGGTGTTGCTTGTGATGAGCGTGTTAATATATTGTTATCTATTATGGAAGCTGTTGGTTATCCAGAGAATTTTGCTAATAGTTGGATAGGGAATGATCCTTGTAATAATTGGCTAGGTATCTCATGTGCTCAAGGAAACATTGTATCTgttatttttccaaaaaaggGGCTCACTGGTACAATTTCTAGTAATTTTGCTAAGCTTACTTCATTGACAACTTTGGATCTTTCGGGTAATAATCTTACTGGCACAATACCAACAGAGCTCACTACATTGCCCAAGCTCAATCGAGTAGATGTTTCAAACAATAGGCTGTATGGAAAAATACCGTCTTTTAGGCAAAATGTTGCAATAATAACTGATGGAAACCCTAATATTGGAAAAGATAGTGTTCCCACACCTGAAGGCAGGTCCCCTGGTGGATCTCCTGGTGGTGGGGGTGGTGGTAGTTCTTCTGGGAGTGGTGAAAAGAAATCCAATACTGGGACGGTTGTGGGTTCTGTAATTGGTGCAGTTGGTGGCTTGGGTCTACTTGCTTTGGGTATCTGCTTGTATGCTAGAAAAGGAAAGCGTTCAAGTAGGGTACAGAGTCCAACTACGGTAGTGATACATCCTCATCATTCTGGTGACCAGGAAGGAGTTAAGATCACTGTTGCTGGATCGAGTATTAATGGTGGAAGTGAAACTTTCAGCCACACGAGCAGTGGACCTAGTGATGTTCACATGGTTGAGGCTGGAAACATGGTAATCTCAATTCAAGTTTTGAGGAATGTGACGAATAATTTCAGTGAGGAAAATGTATTGGGAAGAGGTGGTTTTGGTACAGTTTACAAAGGGGAATTGCATGATGGGACAAAGATTGCAGTGAAAAGGATGGAGTCTGGTGTTGTGAGTGAGAAGGGTTTGGCTGAGTTTAAGTCTGAGATTGCAGTTCTTACTAAGGTTCGTCACCGTCATTTAGTAGCACTTCTCGGATATTGCTTGGATGGAAATGAGAGGCTTCTTGTTTATGAATACATGCCTCAAGGGACCCTTAGTAGGCACCTATTCAACTGGAAGGATGAAGGGTTGAAGCCACTTGAATGGACTAGACGACTTACAATTGCCCTGGATGTGGCTCGAGGTGTTGAGTATCTACATGGTCTGGCACAACAGAGTTTCATTCATAGAGATCTTAAGCCATCCAATATTCTTCTTGGAGACGATATGCGTGCCAAAGTTGCAGATTTTGGCTTGGTTCGTCTTGCTCCTGTTGATGGTAAACATTCAGTTGAAACAAGACTTGCAGGAACGTTTGGGTATCTGGCACCAGAGTATGCTG TTACTGGACGAGTGACCACAAAGGTGGATGTATTTAGCTTTGGTGTGATCCTCATGGAATTGATCACAGGCAGAAAGGCACTTGATGAAACACAGCCCGAGGAAAGTTTGCACCTTGTGACATGGTTCCGTAGGATGCACACAAACAAGGATACATTCCGAAAGGCCATTGACAAAACTATTCAGCTTGATGAGGAAACACTTGCCAGTATAAGCACTGTGTCTGAGCTGGCTGGCCACTGCTGTGCAAGGGAGCCCTACCAGAGGCCAGATATGAGTCACGTAGTCAATGGGCTGTCATCACTAGCAGAGCTCTGGAAACCAGCAGAACCTGATTCTGATGACATATATGGAATCGACCTTGACTTGACTTTACCACAAGCATTGAAAAAGTGGCAAGCATTTGAGGGAAATAGCAATTTGGATGATTCATCATCATTTCTGGCCAGTACAGACACTACACAGACCAGTATACCATGCCGGCCATCTGGGTTTGCAGATTCATTTGCATCAGCAGATGCTAGGTGA